GCTGGTCTCGGTGTGGGTGGTTTGGCCGTAGCCCTGGCGATACGGCCTGTATTGGAGAATGTGATTAATGGGTTAACGCTCTACGCTGACGGAGGAATAAAAATTGGCGAGCTGTGCCGTTACGGTGATAAGCTCGGTACGATAGAGAGTATCGGCTTGCGCTCGACCCGGATCAGAACACTGGAGCGCTCATTGATTACTATCCCTAATTCAGAATTTGCGAATATGGAAATTGACAATCTCGAGCGTCGTGATAAGCGTCGAATGGAGCACACTTTTCGGGTAAGAGCCGAGCTAACCGGAGAGCAGTTGAAACTGCTGGTGGTCAATATCCGGAGGGTGTTACTACAACATCCCCAGCTAGAGGAGGAGCCACTTCGAGCTCGGTTCATGGGGGTGGGAGAGTATGCTATTTTGGTTAATGTGCTTGCCTATATTAAGTGTCGTGATCATGACGAATTCATGGCTATCCAAGAAGACGTGCTGTTTATGGTGATGCAGCAGATAGAGAAAGTCGGCGTACAGTTGGCCTTTTCCACCCAGTATCAATTTGCCGGAAAACTGAGCACAGTTGATGACGAGCTTAAAAAGAAAGCGGCCCAAACAGTTCAGAAATGGCATGACACAAATAATTATCCGTTTCCTGATTTTGGCTCTGAATATAAATATGAGATAAAAGATTCGATTATGTATCCCGCAAAAACATCGGCCACACGACTGAATTTTGTGAGTTAACTATGCCGATTACCCGTACGGTAGAGGCGTTAACAATAAACGCAGTTGGAGGAAAGGTCCCTAGCACGTTAGGGACCCATAAAGTTACTTCGTATCAAAGGTGATCTCTGGTTGAGCAACACTGTCGAAAAAGCTTTGCATGGTTTGGTGCAGGAGCTGATAGAGCGGATAACCACGTTTGGTCTGCAAATAACCGCCGTTGATACTTACCGAACGCATTTCTTTGGGGATAGGAGGGAGTGGGTAAGTGCCAATATCGGGATTAAGGGTGGTCATAAGGTTGCTACCGAACATGATTGTGTCGGAGTGCTGAATCTGGCTCAGCAGAACCCTGACGCTGTGGGTGACTAAGGTGCAGTTTGCCTGATACCCCTTGGAGATATAGAGGTCTTCAACTGGAGATCGCTTTGAATTCACCCCATCGATAACCAAACGGGTAATGGGTAAGTGGTGGATTGCCTCCCAATCGCTGGTCTTTGTTAATACCGGGTGATCTTTGCGCGCCACCAAGCATAGTGTGAATTCTTGTAATTTATGCAGATACACTTCTTGCGGTAGCGGAAACGCCCCAAAATGGATCATATAATCGACATTACCGCTGAGCATTTCGGCCAAAGTGTCATCCTGCCAATAAATAAGCTTGAAGTTTGCCTTGGGCAGTACCGTTTTGAGTGCCTGATAAATTCCATCCCCGAGAAGTTCAAGGAAGAAGATATTCATGGCGATGCTGATATTGCCATCAAACTTTTCCGGATCGAAATCTTGATATGACTCCACTACTTTAACCAAGGGGGTGAACATCTCATCGATGGCTTCATCAAGTTTTTCTGCCAACTCCGAAGGTTCAACCCCATGGGCCTTTCTGATAAAAAGCTGCTCGCCGAAAGCCTCTTTTAGTTTTGCCATCCCACGGCTCACACTGGTTTGCGAAATACCAAGCATATCCGCAGCTGCGTGAGTATTGCGCGTTTTCACAACCGCTTGCAGTAGCTTGAGCAAGTTTAAATCTAAGTCACGAAACTCTTTCACTGCACACTCCTGTCTCTGATTGGCATGAGAACGTCCTTCTACTCTTAACTATAAGAATATTTGAAAAAAACGGAGATTCCAATGTTGGCAGAAGGGATGGCTGTAGCGGGAAGAATGGGATGGAGATGAATTTGCCTACCTCGAGGTGCTAGAGACGACTTACCTGTCGCCCCTGCAGTCATGTTGGGGCGACAGGTGTGGATTGATTTTGCAGAAACTATGCTCTACATCGAGAGGTTGCAATTATTGCTAGGTAAGGTAGGCCTATAACAGTTGATGAATTACTTGAACGGTTTCTTCAATGCCAAGAGTAAAGAACTGGACGCCCATACATATCAGCAGGAAGCCCATAATTCGCGTAAAAGCATTGATGCCATTTTGCCCGAGCGCTTTCAGAAGAGGGTATGCCATGCTTAGTGTAAAAGCCGCAATGAGCGAAACAATCATAAAGCCTATCACCACCCCGCTGTAGACGCTCGTCATACTGACATGATTTTCATAGGTGGCGATCTGTGCTGCCAAGCTAATGATCAGTGCCATAGTACCTGGGCCACATAATGACGGAATGGTTAATGGCACCAGTGCGATAGATTCCTGGCCCGGATCATTATTGCTAACTTCAGGGCGGGGGAAGAGCATATTGAAGCCAATTGCAACGATGATGATACCGCCGCCTAAGCGCAGGCTGGGAATTGAGATGTTGAAGAGTTCTAAAACGGATGAACCGATAAAGAAGGTAACACACAGGGCAACGAACAGGTTAATACCGACTGATTTTGCCTGTGTGACGATATATTTCTTGTCTTTGCCTTTGCTTAATCCCAGCAAGACGGTTGCGGCAGCGGGTGGGTTCATCATTGGAAGCAGGCCGATAACGGTCAGAGTCAAATAGGTTAAAAGAGTTTCAAAATGCATGGTTGTCATCCTCAAACGATTAATTTAAAGCAAGAATGTTTGCGCTAGATACAGCACGCTAAAAAAAGAGATGGCATCGGTTAAGGTGGTTAAAACCGGGCTTGAGAGCATTGCAGGGTCGAGATTAATGCGTTTCAGCAGTAATGGTAATGCTCCGCCAATCATAACGGCCAGCATTGATGAAACTGTGTAGGCCGCGCCGATAAGCAAAGGCAGGCCGATGTATTCACTACCGTGATTGAACAAGGTCAGCAATGTGATCACTCCGCCTATAACCAGGCCATTGAGGGCGCCAATAGGGAGCTCTTTTGCAATGACATACAAGCTGTCCTTCGATGAAATGTGGCCGACGGTGAGTTCGCGAATAGATACGGCAACGGCCTGGTTACCTGCGGCTCCGGATAGGTTGGCAACCAAAGGCAAGACAGCCGCCAGCACGGCGATTTGCTCAATGATTGGTTCAAAAGCGGCAATAATCGAAACTGCGGCGTAGCTCAATACTACCGAGGGGAGCAGGAAGGCCAGCCGGCGCAGATTGCGTGAGAGAATTGACATATTGCGAAATTCCTCTCCACCGAATACGCCAGACTGCTCTAGCAGTTGCTGATTGGAGTAATCATATAGCGCCTTGTTTAATTGAGTGGTCCCGATGACCCCGATTTGAAACCCTTGTTCGCTAACAACCGGGATAACGGGGTGCAAGGTGGTATCGAGGATACTTTTCAATGAATGAATATCTTGCTCTGGCAATGCAGCCGGAATAGTTCGGTCAAGATGATTGATGAGTTTTTCATCATAAGTAAGAAGCAGTACATCTCTAATTTTCACGGCGCCAAGGTAGCAGCCCAGGGCATCATGCAAATAGACATAGCGCCACTCCAATAGCTCAGAATCCTGCTCTTCTGTATGGAGCATATTGGCCAAGTCAGCAACACTAGCGTCCTCGCCGAGCTTTAATATTTCGCTTTTACAGATCCCGCCAACAGTGTCGGGTGAATAAAATAATGCGGCATTTTCTTCATTGCGCCAGCTGTCCGGCAAAGCCTGCTTTAATTGAAGCTTTATCTCCGACGGAAGTTCATTGATGAGCCGGCGTCTGTCTGATGAGCGCAAATATCGAAACATGCACACAATGACGTGGGTGGGAAGAAGGCTGACAAGAAGGCGCTGTTCATCTTCCGTAAAAAGATCGAGCAAATTAGCTGCAACTTGGGAGGCGCCTTGGTTAAGTAGAACCCACGTTACGACGCGTTCCTTGTCCGTCAGTTTCCTGAACACAGACGGCAGGACAGTAGGATCCGTGTTTTGAATGCTATCAAGCAGTCTGTCAGTGTCATTTGTCGCAATACAATGAAGAAATTG
This Photobacterium gaetbulicola Gung47 DNA region includes the following protein-coding sequences:
- a CDS encoding putative magnesium transporter (COG2239) — protein: MALISTPLHSAAAEKLYDQFLHCIATNDTDRLLDSIQNTDPTVLPSVFRKLTDKERVVTWVLLNQGASQVAANLLDLFTEDEQRLLVSLLPTHVIVCMFRYLRSSDRRRLINELPSEIKLQLKQALPDSWRNEENAALFYSPDTVGGICKSEILKLGEDASVADLANMLHTEEQDSELLEWRYVYLHDALGCYLGAVKIRDVLLLTYDEKLINHLDRTIPAALPEQDIHSLKSILDTTLHPVIPVVSEQGFQIGVIGTTQLNKALYDYSNQQLLEQSGVFGGEEFRNMSILSRNLRRLAFLLPSVVLSYAAVSIIAAFEPIIEQIAVLAAVLPLVANLSGAAGNQAVAVSIRELTVGHISSKDSLYVIAKELPIGALNGLVIGGVITLLTLFNHGSEYIGLPLLIGAAYTVSSMLAVMIGGALPLLLKRINLDPAMLSSPVLTTLTDAISFFSVLYLAQTFLL
- a CDS encoding multiple drug resistance protein MarC (COG2095) is translated as MHFETLLTYLTLTVIGLLPMMNPPAAATVLLGLSKGKDKKYIVTQAKSVGINLFVALCVTFFIGSSVLELFNISIPSLRLGGGIIIVAIGFNMLFPRPEVSNNDPGQESIALVPLTIPSLCGPGTMALIISLAAQIATYENHVSMTSVYSGVVIGFMIVSLIAAFTLSMAYPLLKALGQNGINAFTRIMGFLLICMGVQFFTLGIEETVQVIHQLL
- a CDS encoding transcriptional regulator (COG0583), translated to MKEFRDLDLNLLKLLQAVVKTRNTHAAADMLGISQTSVSRGMAKLKEAFGEQLFIRKAHGVEPSELAEKLDEAIDEMFTPLVKVVESYQDFDPEKFDGNISIAMNIFFLELLGDGIYQALKTVLPKANFKLIYWQDDTLAEMLSGNVDYMIHFGAFPLPQEVYLHKLQEFTLCLVARKDHPVLTKTSDWEAIHHLPITRLVIDGVNSKRSPVEDLYISKGYQANCTLVTHSVRVLLSQIQHSDTIMFGSNLMTTLNPDIGTYPLPPIPKEMRSVSINGGYLQTKRGYPLYQLLHQTMQSFFDSVAQPEITFDTK